Proteins encoded within one genomic window of Acinetobacter sp. YWS30-1:
- a CDS encoding lysophospholipid acyltransferase family protein, with the protein MYALLKNLSKLPLRFIQNLAKSVGSLLYITNSSIRRTTEINLRIAYPELSATERTRLAKRSVQSQCMTYAESVKIWGSEPEFALKQIRNIHHPEIFTDALKNPNGTLAVVPHFGTWELLNAWVNQHTSPVIMYKPSKSPDVDRFMLEARQRLNATLVPTDETGVRALFKHLKQGGFAAILPDHVPKESGGIYSSFYGQNALSSTLLSKLAAKTQCSVIGLSCLRHDDLNGFDIHVTELSTDILSKDLQLSVDTLNKEMERMINIAPEQYLWGYKRFRKLEQLKNVYK; encoded by the coding sequence ATGTACGCATTACTCAAGAACCTCTCCAAACTCCCGTTAAGATTCATTCAAAATTTGGCGAAAAGTGTTGGATCACTTCTCTATATCACGAATTCATCGATTCGCCGTACTACAGAAATTAATTTAAGAATTGCCTATCCTGAACTGTCAGCAACGGAACGCACACGACTGGCAAAACGAAGTGTTCAAAGCCAATGCATGACCTATGCCGAGTCAGTCAAAATTTGGGGCTCTGAACCTGAGTTCGCATTAAAACAAATCCGGAATATTCATCATCCAGAGATTTTCACTGATGCACTAAAAAATCCGAATGGAACTTTAGCAGTCGTTCCTCATTTTGGTACTTGGGAGTTACTTAACGCCTGGGTGAATCAACACACTAGCCCGGTCATCATGTATAAGCCAAGTAAAAGTCCTGATGTCGATCGGTTTATGCTCGAAGCACGGCAGCGTTTAAATGCTACCCTTGTCCCAACTGATGAAACGGGAGTACGGGCTTTATTCAAGCATCTAAAACAAGGGGGATTCGCTGCCATTCTTCCTGACCATGTACCCAAAGAAAGTGGTGGTATTTACTCATCTTTTTATGGACAGAATGCTCTATCTTCTACCCTACTGTCTAAGTTAGCTGCAAAAACCCAATGCTCTGTGATTGGCTTAAGCTGTTTACGTCATGATGATCTAAACGGCTTTGATATTCATGTAACTGAGTTATCAACAGATATTCTCTCTAAAGACTTACAGCTTTCTGTAGATACCTTAAACAAGGAAATGGAGCGAATGATTAACATTGCTCCAGAGCAGTATTTGTGGGGATATAAAAGGTTTAGGAAATTAGAACAATTAAAAAATGTATACAAATAA
- the aspS gene encoding aspartate--tRNA ligase: protein MMRTHYCGSLTEAQIDQTVTLCGWVHRRRDHGGVIFLDMRDRDGLVQVVIDPDTPEAFATADKARSEYVLKITGRVRRRYAGTENANMVSGQIEVLGKEIEVLAQSETPPFPLNDENTSISEEIRLKYRFLDIRRPEMIDRLRFRSKVTNLIRNYLDDHGFLDVETPILTRATPEGARDYLVPSRVSNGSFYALPQSPQLFKQLLMVGGVDRYYQIAKCFRDEDLRADRQPEFTQIDIETSFMSDDDIMDLMEGMTVKMFDELLGIKFDKFQRMPYSEAMRDYASDKPDLRIPLKLVDVADLMQDVEFKVFAGPAKDPKGRIVALRVPGAGSLPRSAIDEYTKFVGIYGAKGLAYIKVNELEKGIEGLQSPIVKFIEPIVLDLLKRVGAENGDIVFFGADKAKVVNDAMGALRVKIGHDMNLATCEWAPLWVVDFPMFEETDDGKWTSVHHPFTLPKSSVEDVKNNPGEALSVAYDMVLNGTEIGGGSLRIYTLEMQKAIFEALGISEEEAEEKFSFLLNALKFGAPPHGGLAFGLDRLVMLMTGASSIRDVIAFPKTKTAECPLTQAPAPVESTQLRDLGIRLREKPKAESQE from the coding sequence ATGATGCGAACTCATTACTGCGGTTCTTTAACCGAAGCTCAAATTGACCAGACCGTAACATTATGCGGTTGGGTACACCGTCGCCGTGACCACGGTGGTGTCATTTTCCTTGACATGCGTGACCGTGACGGTCTTGTTCAAGTGGTTATCGACCCAGATACACCTGAAGCGTTTGCAACAGCAGACAAAGCACGTTCTGAATACGTATTAAAAATTACAGGCCGTGTACGTCGCCGTTATGCGGGTACTGAAAATGCCAACATGGTGAGTGGTCAAATCGAAGTATTGGGTAAAGAAATTGAAGTTCTTGCTCAGTCTGAAACTCCTCCATTCCCATTAAATGACGAAAACACAAGCATTTCTGAAGAAATCCGTTTGAAATATCGTTTCCTGGACATCCGTCGTCCTGAAATGATCGATCGTTTACGTTTCCGTTCTAAAGTGACCAACCTGATCCGTAACTATTTAGACGATCACGGTTTCCTAGACGTTGAAACTCCGATCTTGACTCGTGCGACCCCTGAAGGTGCGCGTGACTACTTAGTTCCAAGCCGTGTATCTAATGGTAGCTTCTATGCGCTTCCACAATCACCACAGCTGTTCAAACAGTTGTTGATGGTAGGTGGTGTAGATCGTTACTACCAGATCGCTAAATGTTTCCGTGACGAAGATTTACGTGCGGATCGTCAGCCTGAATTCACTCAAATCGACATCGAAACATCGTTCATGAGCGATGACGATATTATGGATTTGATGGAAGGCATGACTGTTAAGATGTTCGACGAACTTCTTGGCATCAAATTCGACAAATTCCAACGTATGCCTTATTCAGAAGCAATGCGTGACTACGCTTCTGACAAACCAGACTTACGTATTCCTTTGAAACTTGTCGATGTTGCAGACTTGATGCAAGACGTCGAGTTCAAAGTATTCGCAGGTCCTGCTAAAGATCCTAAAGGCCGTATCGTTGCGCTTCGCGTTCCAGGTGCGGGCTCACTGCCACGTAGCGCAATCGATGAATATACTAAATTCGTTGGTATTTACGGTGCGAAAGGTCTGGCTTACATCAAGGTCAATGAACTTGAGAAAGGTATTGAAGGTCTTCAATCACCTATCGTTAAATTCATCGAGCCAATCGTGCTGGATCTGTTGAAACGTGTTGGTGCTGAAAATGGCGACATCGTATTCTTCGGTGCAGACAAAGCCAAAGTTGTGAATGATGCAATGGGCGCACTTCGTGTGAAAATTGGTCATGATATGAACCTTGCAACTTGCGAATGGGCTCCGCTTTGGGTAGTTGACTTCCCAATGTTCGAAGAAACTGATGATGGCAAATGGACTTCTGTTCACCATCCGTTCACGCTTCCTAAATCAAGCGTTGAAGATGTGAAGAATAATCCAGGCGAAGCATTGTCTGTTGCTTATGACATGGTATTGAATGGTACTGAAATCGGTGGTGGTTCACTGCGTATTTATACTTTAGAAATGCAAAAAGCGATCTTTGAAGCGCTGGGTATTTCTGAAGAAGAAGCAGAAGAAAAATTCAGCTTCTTATTAAATGCATTGAAATTCGGTGCGCCTCCGCATGGTGGTCTGGCATTCGGTCTGGATCGTCTGGTGATGTTGATGACTGGTGCATCTTCAATCCGTGACGTGATTGCCTTCCCGAAAACCAAAACTGCTGAATGTCCATTGACTCAAGCACCTGCACCAGTTGAATCAACTCAACTACGTGATTTGGGTATTCGCCTACGTGAAAAACCAAAAGCTGAATCTCAAGAATAA
- a CDS encoding glycosyltransferase yields the protein MNAKQNDLKTQGEQSPEQNIVICMKWGTKYGSEYVNRLYNMVKRHTTVDFQMVCLTDRTEGIDPNVQCFSIPPLDLPEGAPERGWNKLSTFEPDLYGLKGNALFLDLDVVIVDNIDEFFTHPGEFLIIHDWKRPWRITGNSSVYRFKLGAFPGLLPYFREHFDEIRQKFRNEQAYLSWYVDQEKKLGYWPDSWCKSYKYHCLQKIPMAYFKPPVKPEGVKIIIFHGEINPPDAINGGGGKWYRYVLPSQWIKDAWQ from the coding sequence ATGAACGCAAAGCAAAATGACCTTAAGACTCAGGGTGAACAATCACCTGAGCAAAATATTGTGATCTGTATGAAATGGGGCACAAAATATGGGTCTGAATATGTCAATCGCCTTTACAATATGGTGAAGCGACACACAACTGTTGATTTTCAAATGGTGTGTTTAACTGACCGTACTGAAGGGATTGATCCAAATGTGCAATGCTTTTCTATTCCACCGTTGGATTTGCCAGAAGGGGCGCCAGAACGTGGCTGGAATAAGCTGTCTACCTTTGAACCTGATCTCTATGGTTTAAAAGGAAATGCTTTATTTTTAGATCTGGATGTGGTGATTGTCGATAATATTGATGAATTCTTTACACATCCGGGTGAGTTTCTGATTATCCATGACTGGAAACGACCATGGCGTATTACGGGTAATAGTTCAGTTTATCGCTTTAAGCTCGGAGCTTTTCCTGGTCTTTTGCCATATTTCCGCGAACACTTTGATGAAATCCGTCAAAAATTCCGTAATGAGCAGGCTTATCTTTCTTGGTATGTAGACCAGGAGAAGAAACTTGGTTATTGGCCGGATAGCTGGTGCAAAAGTTATAAATACCATTGCCTACAAAAAATTCCGATGGCTTATTTCAAACCGCCAGTAAAGCCTGAGGGCGTAAAAATTATTATTTTCCATGGGGAGATTAACCCACCTGATGCCATTAATGGTGGTGGTGGTAAATGGTATCGCTATGTGTTGCCATCCCAATGGATCAAGGATGCTTGGCAGTAA
- a CDS encoding branched-chain amino acid transaminase — translation MNLADRDGFIWQDGQLVDWREAKTHVLTHTLHYSMGVFEGVRAYETPNGTAIFRLKEHTKRLLNSAKIYQMKVPFDHAALEQAQIDVVRENKLASCYLRPIIFIGSEKLGIAATDNTIHAVVAAWSWGAYLGDDAMAKGIRVKTSSFTHHHPNVTMCKAKASGNYTLSILAHQEVAHSGYDEAMLLDPQGYVCQGSGENVFLVRDGVIHTPDIAGGALDGITRQSIITIAKDLGYEVVERRITRDEFYIADEAFFTGTAAEVTPIREYDDRQIGEGVRGPITTQIQKAYFDAVQGKDPKYAHWLTYVK, via the coding sequence ATGAATTTGGCTGATCGTGATGGTTTCATTTGGCAAGATGGACAACTAGTAGACTGGCGTGAGGCGAAAACTCACGTATTAACACATACTTTGCATTACAGCATGGGTGTGTTTGAAGGTGTCCGTGCTTATGAAACCCCGAATGGAACGGCTATTTTCCGTCTGAAAGAACACACCAAACGTTTGCTCAATTCTGCAAAAATCTATCAAATGAAAGTTCCATTTGATCACGCAGCTTTAGAACAAGCTCAAATTGATGTGGTTCGTGAAAATAAATTGGCATCTTGCTATTTACGTCCAATTATTTTTATTGGCTCTGAAAAATTAGGTATTGCTGCTACTGACAATACTATTCATGCTGTAGTTGCAGCGTGGAGCTGGGGTGCTTATCTTGGTGATGATGCGATGGCGAAAGGTATTCGTGTAAAAACTTCATCATTCACACACCATCATCCAAACGTGACGATGTGTAAAGCCAAAGCATCTGGTAACTACACATTATCGATTCTTGCTCACCAAGAAGTGGCACATTCTGGTTATGACGAAGCAATGCTGCTTGATCCGCAAGGCTATGTATGCCAAGGTTCAGGCGAAAACGTATTCCTGGTACGTGATGGCGTAATTCATACTCCAGACATCGCTGGTGGCGCATTAGACGGTATTACACGTCAATCGATTATTACCATTGCTAAAGATCTTGGTTATGAAGTGGTAGAACGCCGTATTACCCGTGACGAGTTCTATATTGCAGATGAAGCATTCTTTACTGGTACTGCAGCTGAAGTCACACCAATCCGTGAATATGATGACCGTCAAATTGGTGAAGGGGTACGTGGTCCAATTACGACTCAAATCCAGAAAGCCTACTTTGATGCGGTTCAGGGTAAAGACCCTAAATATGCACACTGGTTAACTTATGTAAAATAA
- a CDS encoding glycosyltransferase: MKKKVVLAIFTLQGNGAERFALTLAKGLIDAGHEAHIVHFKNIIDLPIPEGVNLHFFDYQKYRLIPKSLRPKWAAKAFDRFVLKKIGTPDLVLSNLFPVDFILSKSRLPNIHLVIHNTTSLEYGEKLNKLKNQLAQVYLSKPCVAVSQGVEKDFREVFGSESRITTIYNPIDIEQVVSTANEYLPDIDEPYIVNVGKFKQQKRHDILIKAYAQANIKEKLVLVGTGELLESSKQLVKDLKIEDKVIFTGFKKNPYPYIKHAKFMVVSSDFEGFSIAILEALALGTPVISTDCPSGPREILQLKNLAEPGNINSIAEKINEVSASVSVFRLSINKQFKLEYVTDKYLNLL, translated from the coding sequence ATGAAGAAGAAAGTTGTTTTAGCTATTTTTACTTTACAAGGGAATGGTGCTGAACGTTTTGCTTTAACCTTGGCAAAAGGTTTAATAGATGCTGGGCATGAAGCTCATATCGTACACTTTAAAAATATAATTGATTTACCTATACCTGAAGGGGTTAATCTGCATTTTTTTGACTATCAGAAATATCGCCTAATTCCAAAAAGTTTACGTCCAAAATGGGCAGCTAAAGCATTTGATCGATTTGTCTTAAAAAAGATTGGTACACCAGATCTTGTGCTTTCAAATTTATTTCCTGTCGATTTTATATTGTCAAAAAGTCGACTACCGAATATTCATTTAGTGATTCATAATACTACTAGTCTCGAATATGGGGAGAAACTGAATAAGTTAAAGAATCAACTTGCCCAAGTTTATCTATCGAAACCTTGTGTAGCTGTTAGTCAGGGGGTTGAGAAAGATTTTCGGGAAGTTTTTGGTTCTGAAAGTCGAATAACTACTATTTATAATCCGATTGATATTGAGCAAGTAGTTTCAACAGCTAATGAATATCTGCCAGATATTGATGAACCATATATTGTGAATGTAGGAAAGTTTAAGCAGCAAAAACGACATGATATTTTAATTAAAGCTTATGCCCAAGCAAATATTAAAGAAAAGCTAGTTTTAGTCGGTACGGGCGAGTTGTTAGAATCCTCTAAGCAATTAGTCAAAGATTTAAAAATTGAAGATAAAGTAATTTTTACAGGTTTTAAAAAGAATCCATATCCATATATTAAACATGCCAAATTTATGGTAGTTTCTTCAGATTTTGAAGGGTTTAGCATTGCAATTTTAGAGGCCTTAGCTTTAGGGACACCAGTAATAAGTACAGATTGCCCTTCTGGTCCAAGAGAAATTCTTCAACTCAAAAATTTAGCAGAGCCTGGAAATATTAACTCTATTGCCGAAAAGATAAATGAAGTATCTGCAAGTGTTTCTGTATTTCGGTTAAGTATAAATAAGCAATTTAAACTTGAATATGTAACAGATAAATACTTAAATTTGTTGTGA
- a CDS encoding glycosyltransferase family 2 protein, with the protein MTNKKLSILIPVYNVANYLSECLDSIMEQVDNSCEVIIYDDCSTDSSREILLDYKNQFPQIQLILGEKNKGVSLARNILFDKSQGDYIWFIDSDDFLNKDSINKVLDSLKEKTYYDVIIFDFIFFDKSKDQYNIEKCYLNNGKNYLNILTHLRKNYIWNQVFNRRSLEGIRFASKKRFEDIIFVTDISDRIQSIKYIEAPLINYRYRTGSSVNSFKSIEYVDDYLFALNYRCNFIKNSLKIEKKGYLKYKIFNSYVSLIRNLNSDYKKHQDINETKKVLRYIKENYYDCFLSFANMNILEIDIFRYINLRIKLYKINKIFSKYDC; encoded by the coding sequence GTGACCAATAAAAAATTAAGTATATTAATTCCAGTATATAATGTAGCTAATTATTTGTCGGAATGCTTAGACTCTATAATGGAGCAAGTAGACAATAGTTGTGAAGTTATAATTTATGATGACTGTTCTACTGATTCAAGTCGTGAAATATTATTAGATTATAAAAATCAATTTCCACAAATTCAATTAATTTTAGGTGAGAAAAATAAAGGAGTTTCTTTAGCTAGAAATATATTATTTGATAAATCACAGGGAGATTATATTTGGTTTATTGATTCCGATGATTTTCTTAATAAGGATAGTATAAATAAGGTCTTAGATAGTTTAAAAGAGAAAACTTATTATGATGTTATTATTTTTGATTTTATATTTTTTGATAAAAGTAAGGATCAATATAATATTGAAAAATGCTATCTTAATAATGGTAAAAACTATTTAAATATTTTGACGCATCTTAGAAAAAATTATATATGGAATCAAGTATTTAATAGAAGGAGTTTAGAGGGAATTAGATTTGCAAGTAAAAAAAGATTTGAAGATATTATTTTTGTAACTGATATCTCAGATAGAATTCAAAGTATTAAATATATTGAAGCTCCACTAATTAATTATAGATATAGAACGGGTTCCAGTGTAAACAGCTTTAAGTCTATTGAATATGTAGATGATTATTTGTTTGCCTTAAATTATAGATGTAATTTTATTAAAAATTCTCTAAAGATAGAAAAAAAAGGATATCTAAAGTATAAGATCTTTAATTCATATGTATCATTAATAAGAAATCTTAATAGTGATTATAAAAAACATCAAGATATTAATGAAACAAAAAAAGTATTAAGATATATAAAAGAAAATTATTATGATTGTTTTTTAAGTTTTGCAAATATGAATATTTTAGAAATAGATATTTTTAGATATATTAATCTAAGGATAAAGTTATACAAAATAAATAAAATTTTTAGTAAGTATGACTGCTAG
- a CDS encoding glycosyltransferase family 32 protein — protein MLNYLIRFFLRIRKKNMDSDNNADVIVLNPLTKAPQIEKIIWVYWQGPLSEFLKTCLEKIRKLHPEYEVNILNETNIKSFSKISYEDFGEITPQLKTDILRLDLLYNYGGIWIDASVILYESLDWVYKIIENNSTDAFGYYRSGNTTDSNFPVIESWLLATSKFNEFFLVWKKELIDAIKIGKLNYINNIKNNYQNPENYFQKIGDLEYLIIYVACQVAMRKAEASFTLINCDKNALLFQATNNWNTLKLCINMGINQPPKTFPKLIKIIGTDRGSLEKIYEKKIFFQDSLLNFKYDC, from the coding sequence ATGCTTAATTATCTGATCCGTTTCTTTTTAAGAATCAGAAAAAAAAATATGGATTCAGATAATAATGCTGATGTAATAGTTTTAAATCCACTAACTAAAGCACCACAGATCGAAAAAATAATATGGGTATATTGGCAAGGTCCACTTTCCGAATTCTTAAAAACCTGCCTAGAAAAAATTAGGAAGTTACATCCTGAGTATGAAGTTAATATACTCAATGAAACTAATATTAAGAGTTTTAGTAAAATATCTTATGAGGATTTCGGAGAGATAACTCCTCAATTAAAAACCGATATATTAAGATTAGACCTATTATATAATTATGGTGGCATATGGATTGATGCAAGTGTCATTCTTTATGAAAGCTTAGATTGGGTATATAAAATTATAGAAAACAATTCTACAGATGCTTTTGGCTATTATCGTAGTGGAAATACAACCGACTCTAATTTTCCAGTTATAGAGAGCTGGTTGCTTGCAACCTCTAAATTTAATGAGTTTTTTTTAGTTTGGAAAAAAGAACTAATTGATGCTATAAAAATTGGTAAATTAAATTATATTAATAATATTAAAAATAATTATCAAAATCCTGAGAATTATTTTCAAAAAATTGGAGACCTAGAATATTTAATTATTTATGTTGCATGTCAAGTAGCAATGCGAAAAGCAGAGGCTTCCTTTACTTTAATTAATTGTGATAAGAATGCTCTTCTATTTCAAGCTACAAATAATTGGAATACGCTTAAGTTATGTATAAATATGGGTATAAATCAACCTCCTAAAACATTTCCAAAATTAATTAAAATTATTGGAACTGATAGAGGTTCTCTTGAAAAAATATATGAAAAAAAAATATTTTTTCAAGACTCTCTTCTAAACTTCAAGTATGACTGCTAG
- a CDS encoding DUF4184 family protein, producing MPFTLSHAVLAPPLSKLTGNRLPVAALAIGCMVPDLYRLFVRHGHDDPYLAHYWSSLLYPDLMLGLGFSFFWYVLYRPVIYRFCGIQHPLNIEGFCSAFRFILGTVCAVLIGVCTHILWDGLTHADFRTVVFKSFLAKDISLFGHIYPLHRTLQIGTSIVVLPILAWMLHRYYRHYQQYFKISKKVLLWGWGLTALSILSGFISVADYLRYFPWHIISSDLYHIIGISFNEFTQTALIVFTLGCVLFLFLDRDYRLG from the coding sequence TCGCTTACCTGTGGCAGCTTTGGCGATTGGCTGTATGGTGCCGGATTTGTATCGGCTGTTTGTCAGACATGGGCATGATGATCCTTATTTAGCACATTACTGGAGTTCATTGCTCTATCCGGATTTAATGCTTGGGCTTGGTTTCAGCTTTTTCTGGTATGTCCTGTATCGACCGGTTATTTATCGTTTTTGTGGTATCCAGCATCCTTTAAATATTGAGGGTTTTTGCAGTGCTTTTAGATTTATTCTTGGCACTGTGTGTGCAGTGCTCATTGGCGTCTGTACCCATATTCTCTGGGATGGTCTGACCCATGCCGATTTCCGTACCGTGGTATTCAAGTCATTTTTAGCAAAAGATATTTCCCTATTTGGGCACATTTACCCGCTACATCGTACCCTGCAAATCGGAACCTCCATTGTAGTCCTTCCCATTTTAGCCTGGATGCTGCATCGCTATTACCGACACTATCAGCAGTATTTCAAAATCAGTAAAAAAGTACTTCTGTGGGGATGGGGATTAACGGCGCTATCGATCTTGTCTGGTTTTATTTCAGTCGCAGATTATCTGCGCTATTTTCCCTGGCATATAATTTCATCCGATCTTTATCACATCATTGGGATTTCATTTAATGAGTTTACCCAAACTGCCCTCATCGTCTTTACCTTAGGATGTGTGCTCTTTTTATTTCTGGATCGTGATTACCGTCTGGGCTAG
- a CDS encoding glycosyltransferase family 25 protein — protein MDILIIHLNTATERLDFQNRQFKQLNLAFEIVEARSVSDISEESYQSLGFGWQRPLRKVEVACFLSHQKTWETVLKKQKPCLILEDDAVLAKHVPELLRNIENADFQDIDLINLEIRSRKKIISKAVFHDFQDSKTKLFKLYQDRTGAAGYILYPSGAQKLLDRLAVSAPAIADGFIFSHYGLKSLQAEPAAIIQEDQMVPYGLVPAAQFDSIIGRSEHFKPEYASFNEKFKFKQRRLAGQIAMAFRYIQVIAKAEKRFIKLDKKDFI, from the coding sequence ATGGATATTTTAATTATTCATTTAAATACTGCGACAGAGCGTTTAGATTTTCAAAACAGACAATTTAAACAGCTAAATTTAGCTTTTGAAATTGTAGAGGCACGTTCAGTAAGTGACATAAGTGAGGAAAGCTATCAGTCTTTAGGTTTTGGTTGGCAACGTCCTTTGCGTAAAGTTGAAGTTGCTTGTTTTTTAAGTCATCAAAAAACGTGGGAGACTGTTTTAAAAAAGCAAAAACCCTGTTTAATTTTAGAAGATGATGCTGTTTTAGCAAAACATGTACCTGAGTTACTTAGAAATATTGAGAATGCTGATTTTCAGGATATTGATCTAATTAATCTAGAAATTCGTAGTCGTAAGAAGATTATTTCCAAAGCAGTATTTCATGATTTTCAGGATAGCAAAACCAAGTTATTTAAACTCTATCAAGATCGTACAGGAGCAGCTGGCTATATTCTTTATCCATCAGGTGCACAGAAACTTTTAGATCGGCTCGCTGTGTCGGCACCTGCAATTGCGGATGGATTTATCTTTAGTCATTATGGATTAAAAAGCTTACAAGCAGAACCAGCAGCGATTATTCAGGAAGATCAAATGGTGCCATATGGTTTGGTCCCTGCAGCTCAATTTGATTCTATCATCGGTCGCTCTGAGCATTTTAAACCTGAATACGCATCCTTTAATGAAAAGTTTAAATTTAAGCAGCGACGTTTAGCTGGGCAAATTGCAATGGCATTTAGATATATCCAAGTAATAGCTAAAGCTGAAAAGCGATTTATTAAGTTAGATAAAAAAGATTTTATATAA